Within Sandaracinaceae bacterium, the genomic segment ACAACGAGTCGGACGCGTTCTTCGCCAGCGCGCGCCTCTGGGACGACGGGATCATCGACCCGCGCGACACCCGCGACGTGGTCGGGCTCTGCCTCTCCACCACCTACAACGCGCCCGTGGCTGGCACGACCAGCTGGGGCGTCTTCCGTCACTGAGGGTTGCGATGACGAATGTAGCGCACCGCCCGATTCACAAGCTGCTCATCGCCAACCGCGGCGAGATCGCGGCGCGCATCATGCGCACCTGCGCGGACATGGGCATCGAGACCGTGGCCGTCTTCAGCGACGCCGACGCGGACGCGCCCTTCGTGCGGCAGGCCGACGAGGCGGTGCGCATCGGGCCGGCCCCGAGCGCGGAGAGCTACCTCCGCGTCGACCGCATCCTCGAGGCGGCGAAGCGCACGGGCGCCGACGCCATTCACCCGGGCTTCGGCTTCCTCGCCGAGAACGCCGACTTCGCCCAGGCGGTCGAGGACGCCGGGCTCGTGTTCGTCGGCCCGAGCCCCGACGCCATCCGCGCGATGGGCAGCAAGCAGCGCGCGAAGAAGATCGCAGAGGACGCGGGGGTCCCCGTGATCCCCGGCTACGACGGCGCCGACCAGGACCCAGCGGTGCTCGCGGCGGAGGCGAAGAAGGTCGGCTTCCCGGTGCTCGTGAAGGCGAGCGCGGGCGGCGGCGGCAAGGGCATGCGCGTCGTGCGCGACGAGGGCGGCCTGATGGCGGCCATCGAGGGCGCGAAGCGCGAGGCCAAGAGCAGCTTCGGCGACGACACGCTGCTCATCGAGAAGTACGTCGAGCGGCCGCGGCACGTGGAGATCCAGATCCTCGGCGACCAGCACGGCGAGCTGGTGCACCTCTTCGAGCGCGAGTGCTCGATCCAGCGGCGCCATCAGAAGATCATCGAGGAGGCGCCGTCGCCCGTCGTCGACCCGGGCATGCGGGCGCAGATGGGTGAGGCGGCCGTGAAGCTCGCCAAGGCCATCGGCTATCACAACGCCGGCACGGTCGAGATGATCGTCGCGCCCGACGGCGCCTTCTACTTCCTCGAGGTCAACACGCGGCTGCAGGTCGAGCACCCGGTCACGGAGGCGATCACCGACGTCGACCTCGTGGAGCTGCAGATCCGGGTCGCGCGCGGCGAGGAGCTGCCGCTCGACCAGGAGATGGTCACTCACATGGCGAGCGGCCACGCGCTCGAGTGCCGCATCTACGCCGAGGATCCCTCGCAAGATTTCCTGCCGCAGAGCGGCCGCATCCTGGAGTGGGACGTGCCGAGCCGCGACTGGCTGCGCGTCGACGCGGGGGTCGAGAGCGGCAGCGAGGTGAGCATCCACTACGACCCGATGCTCGCGAAGGTGATCACCTGGGGCGCCGCGCGAATCGACGCGGTGGAGCGCATGATCTGGGCGCTGCGGCGGCTCTCGGTGCAGGGCATCCGCACGAACCGGGAGTTCTTGATCACCGTGCTGCGCCACGAGGCGTTCCTCGCCGGGGAGCTGCACACGCACTTCATCGAAGAGCACCTGAGTGACGTCGCGAGTGGGGCGGAGCCCGGGCTCGTGCGCGACGCGGCGCTCGCGGCCTGCCTGCACGACCAGGCCAACCGCGCGCGCCCCCTCCCGAGTGTCCGCAGCGGCTTCCGGAACAATCGCTTCGTCGATCAGGAGCTGGCCTTCTCGCACCACGATGTCCCGGTCGTCGTGCGCTACGCGGACCTGGGCCAGGACCGCTTCAGGGTCTCGGTGACCGTGGGCGATGACGACCCGGTGGTCACTCACGTGCGCCGCGTGGCGCACGCGGGAGCGTCGCTGAGGTTCGAGGACGAGGCCGGGCACCGCCAGCGCGCGCGCATCCTCTCGGCCGGGGAGGTGCGGCACGTGATGATCGACGGCCGCGACGTGCGCCTCGACGTCGTGCCTCGCTTCCCCGACCGCAGCTCCGAGAGCGCCGCGGATGGCGCCTTCGCGCCCATGCCGGGACAGATCGTCGAGGTCCTGGTGAGCGAGGGGGAGGCCGTCACCACGGGCAAGACGCTCGTGATCATGGAGGCGATGAAGATGGAGCACTCCATCGGCGCGCCTCACGACGGCGTCGTGGCCGAGGTGCG encodes:
- a CDS encoding acetyl-CoA carboxylase biotin carboxylase subunit, producing the protein MTNVAHRPIHKLLIANRGEIAARIMRTCADMGIETVAVFSDADADAPFVRQADEAVRIGPAPSAESYLRVDRILEAAKRTGADAIHPGFGFLAENADFAQAVEDAGLVFVGPSPDAIRAMGSKQRAKKIAEDAGVPVIPGYDGADQDPAVLAAEAKKVGFPVLVKASAGGGGKGMRVVRDEGGLMAAIEGAKREAKSSFGDDTLLIEKYVERPRHVEIQILGDQHGELVHLFERECSIQRRHQKIIEEAPSPVVDPGMRAQMGEAAVKLAKAIGYHNAGTVEMIVAPDGAFYFLEVNTRLQVEHPVTEAITDVDLVELQIRVARGEELPLDQEMVTHMASGHALECRIYAEDPSQDFLPQSGRILEWDVPSRDWLRVDAGVESGSEVSIHYDPMLAKVITWGAARIDAVERMIWALRRLSVQGIRTNREFLITVLRHEAFLAGELHTHFIEEHLSDVASGAEPGLVRDAALAACLHDQANRARPLPSVRSGFRNNRFVDQELAFSHHDVPVVVRYADLGQDRFRVSVTVGDDDPVVTHVRRVAHAGASLRFEDEAGHRQRARILSAGEVRHVMIDGRDVRLDVVPRFPDRSSESAADGAFAPMPGQIVEVLVSEGEAVTTGKTLVIMEAMKMEHSIGAPHDGVVAEVRVKKGAQVDEGEVLVVVRAADETAAQDEAAAEETE